AACTCGCTCAAGTCCCTGGCCGCCGAACTCGGCGTCGAGAACAACGTGGTCTTCGTCAACAAGTTCGTCGAACTCGACGAACTGTGCCGCTACATCGGCGCCGCCGACGTCTACGTGACCCCCTACATGGCCAGAGAGCAGATCACCTCGGGCACCCTGGCCTACGCCATCGGAGCGGGCAAGGCGGTCGTCTCGACCCCCTACTGGTACGCCGAGGAACTCCTGGCCGACGGCCGGGGTAAACTCGTCGAATTCGGCAGCACCGAGGACCTCAGCCGCGAAATCCTCTGGCTGTTCGACAATGAGGTCGAACGCCACGCCATGAGAAAACGCGCCTACATGTACGCCCGCCGGATGATCTGGTCACAGGTGGGTGCCGACTACATCAACCTCGCCAACGAGGTCTGCTCCCAGCGGCCGGAACGCCCGCGACCGGTGGTCACGCCGCGAGAGTACGACCGGCGGCTCTCCGAACTGCCGGAAATCAACCTCCAGCACCTCCACACCCTCACCGACCACGTCGGCATCATCCAGCACGCCAAGTACGCCACGCCCGAACGCCAGCACGGCTATTGCACCGACGACGTCGCCCGCGCGATGGTCTTCACCGCCATGCACTGGTCGCTCTATGAGGACAGCGCCATCATCCCCCTGATGCACGTCTACCTGGGATTCCTCCACCACGCCTTCTGCCCCGAAACCGGCCGCTTCCACAACTTCCTGACCTACGACTTGAAGTGGGTCGAGCAGGGAGCCGGGTCCGAGGACAGCCATAGCCGAGCCCTCTGGGGACTGGGCAACCTGGTGGCCGACGCTCCCGACCATTCGCTGCTGGCCCTGGCCAATATGCTGTTCCACGACGCGCTGCCCCAGGTGACCAGCTTCACCCACCCCCGGTCCCTCGGATTCGCCCTGCTGGGCATCCACAGCTACCTCCGCCGATTCAACGTGGACACCGAAATCCGCTCCGTGCGCGAAAAACTCGCCCGTTCCTTGATGGGCTGGTACAAGCGACACGCCTCCGACGAGTGGTTCTGGTGCCAGGACGAGGTAACCTACTGCAACGCCGTACTGCCTCACGCCCTGCTCCTGGCCGGCCCCTGGCTGCCCGACAACGAAATGCTGACGACCGGCCTGCGGTCCCTCCGGTGGCTCCTCGACGTGCAGACCAATGACGAAGGCCAGCTTTCGATCATCGGCAACAACGGCTGGTTCCAGCGCAGCGGCCACCGCGCCCGCTTCGATCAGCAGCCGGTCGACGCCATGTGCCTGGCCCGGGCCTGCATCGAGGCCTACAACGTCACAGCCGACCTCCAGTGGCTCCGGGAGGCCCGAAAGTGCTTCGAGTGGTTCATGGGCCGTAACGACCTGAACCTGCCCGTCTACGATTTCCGAACCGGAGGCTGCCGAGACGGTTTGGTGCCCACCGGAGTGAACCAGAACCAGGGGGCCGAGTCCACGTTGGCATGGCTGATCTCACTCGCCTCAATGCACATGGTCTCAAAGCAGATCAGTGACACCCATGAAGAGAAAGCCGCAATGAACGCGATTTCTCAGAATCCGTCCTGATGGCCAGTGATTCGCGATTTGACGACAATTCCCCTTTTTTTCGAAGATTAGCCATATAATTAGCTTAGAAGAAGTTGCGAAGGCCGCAGAGGCGCTGCCACAAAGCGAAACCTCGGTGGGCGATGACCGACGCAGGCGCCGGGAGCGATTATGTTGCAACCGTGTCCGCCGATCGGCCGAAAATAAACAAGAGAGACAGGATACGGAATCGGAGGGCGAGCAATGGCCGTTGCCCCGATCGTGATGATCTCAAGCTATCCGCCGCGACAATGCGGCATCGGGACGTTCTGCGAAGAGGCCCGCGAATTCATCCAGAGGCAGGTCCCGGACCGACCGGTGATCGTCATCAGCCATACCGACGGGCAGGGCGAGGGCGTCATCCCGCTGATCGACATGAGCCAGCGAACCTGGTGGAAACCGGTCGCCGAGAAGGTCCGCGAACTCCAGCCCTACGTGGTTCACATCGAACACGAGTACGGCCTCTACGAATATCACGATGATCGCGGAATCAGCGACAACAACGAAGGCTTCCTCGATCTCCTGGATTCGATCAACGACGTGCCCACCGTGGTCGAGCCACACACCGTCCACGGCCGCCTCACCGACCGCGAAGCCGAGTTCCTCTACGACATGTGCGAGCGGGCCGACGTCGTCCTGTTCAAGTGCTCCTACCAGAAATGGCGCCTCGACTGGAACTTCATGTCGCGAGGATGGCGGGCGCCCAAAAACATCATGATCGTCCCGCACGGCGCGCGGGCCGACCGCTACTGGCCCGAAGAGGAAATCCCGCGCCTCAAGCGTGAACTGGGCCTCGACAAGACCCACCTCTCCGACCATCTGGTCGGCCTCGTCGGCTGGATCCAGTCGAACAAACGCTGGGACATCCTGACCAGCATGTGGGAGCAGATCGTCAAGGAGATCAAGGCCCGGACCGGCGAAAAGTGGGACCTCCTCGCCGCCGGCACCTGGCGCGACCCCAACCACCTGCCCGATTACCAGAAGTACAAGGAGCACATCCAGCTTCTGGAAAAACGCGGCATGGCCCACTACTTCGAATTCGTCCCACGCGGCGAGATCTACTACAAGGTCATGGCGGTCTGCGACATCATCGTGCTGCCCTCGACGGATGAGACGCAGTCGGGCACGCTGGCCCGGATCATCGCCCTGAACAAGCCCTTCATCACCACCGCTCCGATGGAAGGGCTGACCTCCCAGACCATCGAGAGCCAGGGCGGGCTGCTGTTTACCAACAAGCCGACCCTCCGCCAGAACCTGATCCGCCTCGCCTCGGACAAGCAGCTTCGCACCACCCTCTCGCAGAACCTGCGGGTCTACCTCGAAAACGTGGTCAGTTGGCCGGTCGTGGCCAGGCACTACGCCCAGTCGTACGAACTGGCCCGTCAGGGCAAGACGACGCACCAGAAGATCGAACTGCCGGTCGAGTTCTGATCGAACTACCGGCCGACCGTCTTGATCACGAGGAACTGCGGCCGGGCCGTCACCGTCAATTTGGCGTTGCGATCCACGCTTCGCGATCGGCCCATCAGATCGACCGCTGTGATTTCACCCACCGGGAGTCCAAGTGTGCCCAAATCCGCCTCGACGCCGCCGGGCCGATCGCTCCAGAGGACGAACACCTCACGATTCTCTCCGCGGAATCGGAACGCCTGGAGCGGTGCGGTCCCGCCGGACGGACGGCTGACGAAGTCCGTGCCGTCGAGCATCCGGGCCGCTGTGGCGTAGGCGACCAGCCCGGCTTTCGGCCGACGCGCGTCGCCGGCGACCAAGCCGAAGTCCCACACCGGATGGTCCAACGCGATGAACCAGAAGTACTTGTCGATCCCAAGCGAAAGGCACGTGACGGCGGACCGGACCAGGTATTCCGCGCCGGCCCGCTGCTGCGGCAGGTTCGTCAGGTTCATCGCGATCCCGTTCTCTGTCACCCAGACCGGTTTGCTCACGCCGTGCCGGCGATACACCGCCATAAACTGCCCGATGATCTCCTCCGGCTGCCACTGCCACGGGTAAAAGTGCAGATTGTACACGTCGGTGTACCGGTCGCAGCCCAGCTCAAGAAGCCGGTCCTGGAACTCGGCGCCCATGTACTTCATTCCCCATTCGCCAAGGAACGAGGTCGAGGCGATGCCCGTCTGAACGACCTGGGCCTCCGGGTTCGCCGCCTTGACCGTTTGGTGAAAGGCTTTATGAAAGGCAAAATACTCCTCGACGGTGTTGCCGTTCGCCTCGTTCCAGACCTCAAGGTACCTGACCCGGCCGCGATAGTGCGACGCGTACCAGGCAACCAGTTCCAGGGTCAGCGGACTGCTCCAGCGGGGCTTGGCCGCTTCCGGAAAATTGTAGTCTTCAAAGAACGTCAGGCTCTGCAGGCCGCGGGCTCGCATACCGTCAATGAACGCCTCCCGCTGCGGCCAGCTCTCGCGCTCCGTATCAAAGTTCGTGTTGGTCCGCACCCAGACCGCCCCGATCTTCTCGAAGATGTCCAGCAGGCTCTTGACGAACGAGGGATCGCGGTCGATGTAGCCGTAGTGAACCCCGAAACGACTCTGCTCCGAGTCCGCCGGCTTGGGCACGGGAACGACGGAGGCGAACACGTCGATGTACGCCCCTTCCGTATCCGTCAGCCAGTAGATGCCCGGATCGACGTTCTCCATGACCACCGCAGCGGGCCGGCCCGGCTCCACCGCGATCTCCCGCACAATCCGGTCGTCGTAGTCGCGGACGCAGACCGTCGTCGACCGGGTGCTGGTCAGACTGAACCTGACCGGATTGCCGGCGGTCAGAACGTGGTCGTAGTTGTGGAACGCCACCGACACCCGGCCGAAGTCCTCGGTGTCGAGAACCACATCGTCCAGGCCCCCTGCTCCGTTGACATGGTCGAGCTTGAATGAGACCCGGACGTGATGTGTTCCCTCGGGCAGCGCAATCTCCGCCCGAACCTTCCGCCAGACGTCCGGCGTCTCCTTGGTCTTCTCGATCACGCTCTCGCCCAGCGGCCTGTCGTCGGCGTCGAAGAACAGCAGCGAAAGCACCAGGCCGCCTTCACCGCCAACCCGCTTGGCGTTGGTCACAAAACCGGAAGCGTAGAGCGTCCTGACGCCCTCTGGAACCGCCACGGCGTCGGAAACGTACGCCAGAACGCCGCCCGAATCGTCCTGCGAAATCATCAGCCCCCGCTCGCTCTGCCGACCGGCCCCCAGCGCATCAACGGAAACCGAGGACCAGCCGACGATACGGCCATCGACCGGCGCAGCCTCAAAACCGCCGTTTGGCATCAGGTCCGCGCCAAAGGCCGTCGTAACGCTGATCAGTAGCGCCGTCAGGATCACCCGGAGACCTTCACGCTTCATGTCAGAGATTCCTCATAGGAAAGTGCCGGCCCTGCACAAGAACAGCCTGCGCCGTGCCTTCAATACAGGTCCATCCGATACCACTCGGGCCACAGCCATTGCTCGTACGGGTTGGGATGGGACGTGTGATACTCCGCGACCCGCCCCGACGGGGCCAGATGGATCGATGTCCGCCCCGGATGGCGGATCGTGCCTTCGTTCATGCAGCGAATGTATGTGCACTCCTGGCCCGCGGTGTCCGCCCCCGACGCCAGGTCCGGAACAGGGCTTCCGCTGTACTCGAGCATGAACATTGGAGCCAGGTACGGCCTGTCCGACCACTTCAGCCAGTGATTCAAGTTGTTCCAGTACGAACACGGAACCACCGGAGACCACCGCTGCTCAAGGTAGTTGTACTTCGGGTTGCTGAAGGTCGGACCCTCATACATCTCCTTTCCACCCCACGGATCAGCCGGACAAATCACGATCCGCCGATCCACGATGTACCGATCCGCCCACCTCTCCGAATCGACGTGATCGAACGTTGCATCCAACGACCCGAAGTGGTACGGAACGTACTTGAAATCCCCCTGGTACACCACCATGGCCAACCCCAACTGCCGCAGGTTGTTCTTGCACTGCGTGACCCGTACCGCCTCACGCGCCTGCGCCAGCGCCGGAAGCAGGATCGCCACCAGCACCGCGATGATCGCCACCACCACCAGCAACTCGATCAACGTAAATGATCTTGATGTCCGGAAACGCATCGTCCGGTGCTCCACAAATCAGCAATCAACAATCGACAATCAGCAATTCCTCGCCCTTCCCGTGCTCTCGCGAACCACCAGTTCGCATCGAAGCTCGGTCTCGGCGCTCGGCGGCACCAGAATCTCAAGTCCGCGAACCAGCCGGTGAACCTGCCGCGCCGCTTCGTAGCCGAACTGAAGGTACGGAACCCGCACCGTGGTCAGAGGCGGACACAGATACGCGGTCTCCGGGAAATCGTCGAACCCGACCACGCTGACCTCCTCCGGCACCGCGACCCGATGCCGATAGAGGCCCGCCAGGACGCCGCGCGCGCTGAATTCGCACGTGGTAAAGACGGCTGTGAACTCCACGCCCTCAGCCAGCAGAGCCTCGACCGCTTCAAACCCGAACTGCAACCCGCCGTGATGGTGCTTCAAGTCAGCCGCGATCACAAGCCGCTCGTCCTGCTCCAGCCCGTGTTCGCCAAACGCCCGACCATAACCCGCCAGCCTCCGGTGAATCGCCGCACGATCCGTCGCCCCGAGCAGGATGGCGATCCGCCGATGACCCAACTCAATCAGATGGTTGATCGCCTCATACGCCAGCTTCTCGTCGTCGATGCTCAACAGCCGGTCGGACATTCGGCCATCGTTGGCGAACAAACAAAAATACGGAAACCGCTGCTCATCGAGCTGATTCAGATACCCGCTGCGATCCGAGGCCCGAAGCACGACCGCCCCATCCGCGCTGCGGCGCCGAAGCTCACGCACCACGTCGGCTTCATTCAGGTCGCGCAGATGGGCCGAGTACACACTCATCTCCAAATCCTCATGCCGGCAATACTCAGCGATCCCTTCCAACGTCTGAGCCAGAAACGCCCCAAAGTCCAATGAGTGCCCATCGTACTGCTGTACCAGCACACAAAGATTAGCCACCCTACTACTAACTATCCTGGGCTTATAATTGTGCCGCTCCGCCACCTCCTGCACCTGAGCCCGCACCTCAGGGCTGACCGCCGGGTGGTTGTTCAGCACCCGCGAAACCGTAGCCGGCGAGACCCCCAGCTCCCGGCTGATCGTGTAGATCGAAACCTTCCTGACCTTTGCCTTCGCCATCAGAGCCCTTATCGTTTCAGGAACTGTTCCATTTTGTTTCATTCTACTTTGAGCCGACAGTGCTGTCAATAGGCTTTCGATGCTTTTTCAAACGCCACTGGCAGGCCGAAAAATAGCCCGCTTTTGCCGCTCAACCCGGTCTGTCGGTCGGCTGCGTGCTGGCCGGTTGCGTAGCCGTGTCGGTGAGGGCGGCAACCTTCTTGCGGAGTTCCTCAATCTCACTCTCCTTGAGAGGGCCGCACTGCCTGAAATGCTCGACCTTGGCCAGGGCATCCCGCAAATCATTGAGCCGCTGGGGCTGATGCTTCACCAGAAAATTCAGGTAACGGCGCCAACAACGTCCGCAGTCATGTCCCTCAAGGGCCTTGTGGTACTGCCGATCCGCAGCGGCGTATCGCCCGTTGCGCGCGAGTAGGTCGGCGTAACGGAGGCGGTGATCTCTGTCAGGACCGAGACATGCCGCCCTTTCGGACGCCGCCAGGGCCTCCTCAAGGCGATCCAGCTTTTCCAGGGCGCCGGCCAATTCGTACAGGAGTGCGGGATGGTCGGGGAATCGCTCGAGTCGGTCGCGGGCGAGTTGTTCAGCCTCAGCCGCGCGGTCCTCAACGAGAAGGTCCATCTGATGGATCGCGGCCGGAAGGTGGGTCGGATCAAGACGGCAGGCCGTGCAGAAGTGCTCGAGCGCCTCCTGCTTGCGTTCCGTCCGCAGATAGGATTGGCCCAGGGAGTAGTGCACCTCCGGGTCGCCCGGCGAAAGCTCGAGGGCCTCCCTGAGAGCACTCTCAACCAGCTGCGTCGTCAGTTCATCCATCTCGTCGGTGGAAATCGCGTTGGTCACGAAGAGGCGAACGGGAACAGACTCGGGACGACACTTCATCAATTCGCGACCTTGGGCGAGTTCCGATTCGTCACGGTTTGAAAGCGACGCGAAGACTTTCAGAATGTACGAGAAACACTCCGCCGCATCCGTCGGAGGCGCGGGGACAGTCGCCGGCCGCGCATCCGAACTGCTTGCCAATCTCTTGAGAAGATCATGGACCGTACCAACCGGAGCGCCTTTGAGCTGGTGGAGCAGTACGACGCCGTCACGCTCATAGTAGTGATGTTTCCCAAAGACCCCGACTACGATGTCGCTTTGAGGCAACAGGATAGGCGAGCCGCTCCATCCGGGTCCCGCGTAGCGTCCTCCCTGCAGGGTGATCGCCGACGCCTTGCCGGTTACATTCACCCGCCAAACGGGTATCTGTTCGAGATAGACCTCACGCGCAATTTGTAGAGAGCCGTCCACCACCTGAGACGGCGGGTAACCAGCAATCACCATCTGCGAAGCGGCCTGCATCTGCTCCTGCGAACCGAGGGCCAGCGAGGGGTGGCCCGACCAGGCTGGCTCCAGCACGGCCACGTCGTTTTCGCGGTCCACCGCAACAACCTTCGCCTCGAAGAGATCGCCGTGGAATGGGCTGACAACCCGCAGCCGGACCCGCAGAACCTGAGCATCCTTCGGCTCGCGATCTTCGACGCAGTGGGCGGCGGTCACGATGTAGCGGCCCCCGGCGACGACAAACCCGATCCGCAGACCGCTGAATCTGACGAATCGCGGCATCTCAGTCCAGTAGCCGAAGTAGACGATGGCTCGCGGATCGAAACTGGCACTACTCCGGGCGGGCACCGGCGGGCGCCGACGGCGGCCCGCCATGGTGTCTGCCGCCTGTTCGGGGGTCTGACCGTATCGGTCCTTCAGCGAGGCATTCGCGCCTCGGGCCAGCAGTGTCCGGACCACTTCGGTTTCTCCCGCCGCCGAGGCCACGTGCAGCGGTGTCATATCGGCGGTGTATTCCCGCCTATTGATCAAAGCTCCACGGTCAAGCAGTTCCTCCACCATCGTGTCATAGCCGTGCAGGGCGGCCAGGTGGAGCGAAGTCATGCCGTGGCGTCCGCGGACGTCCACTTCTGTTCCCCCATTGAGCAGTTCAGTCACTGCCACGGGCTCTTTCCTGCGAACCGCTTCGTGCAGGAGCGTGTCGGGTGCGTTGTCCCAGGACTGGCGGGCGGACTCGGACATTCTGGGCTTGGACGAGCCACGCTTGCCGATCTGGATCGGACACCCGCCGACACCAACCAGAGCGACCGCTACCAGGATTGCCACTATTCGGATTCCGCTGACGTGTCGCACCATGTCACCTCTCCACAGACGTACCGGCCTCGTCCCATGCTACCACTCAAGACGTTGCCGACGAAGGTTTTATTCAAGGTTAATCACGCTGCTTAACCGTTGCCATCGCACGACATCCGACGCATAATGAGGCCCAGAAAGGAACCGCAAATCGATGAGCAAATGGCTTGCACAGCTATTGGCGGCGACGGTGGGGCTTTCCGTCCAAATGCTTGGTCTGCCGGCACTCGCGGCGGAGCCCGAGGCGGGGGCGGCACTGTACCTCTCGGCGATACAGACGACCCAGCCGGCCAGCCCGAACCCGGGCGAGCTTCAGCGGCAGATCGTCCTGTTGACCGCCGCCACCAGACTGGCTCCCAACCTGACGCCCGCATGGAAAGAGCGGATAGATCTGGCCCAGGCGGTCGGCCGACCCGACCTGGCCCAGCGGGCGGTTCAGGCCTTTCTGGCCACCAATCAGCCGAATGCCCTGATGCAAATGCAGTGGATCGAACTTCAGCTTGTCGACCTCCAGACCGTCGAGGCCGGACGCGATTTCCTCGAACAGCTCGTGGGCAACGAAAACGCCCTCCTCCCCGAGGTGGTCAGCGACGTCTACCGGCGGCTGGCGGAACTGGCGTGGCAGGGCTACGAGCCGGACCGGGCCCGCAAGTTCCTCGACCTGGCGATACGGACGGCCCCCCTGAACCTCAAGGCCCAGCGGATGCAGGCCGAGATGGACTGGCCGGGCCAACCGAGAGACCTTGGTGGGCGATCGGCCCGACGGCTGGAATTGCTCCTGGCCGAGGCGCGGGCCAACCCCTTGAACGCGGACATCCAGCAGCAGATCGCCGTCCTGGCGGGCAACGCGGGAATAGAGAAACAACTCCACCTCTGGCTTGACCGCCGAAGAGAGCTCCTTGACCACTTCGGTCTAAAGCCGGATCTGACGCCTGAGCAACGCCTTGAGATCGCCGAAGCGGCTTTGGCTGCGGAAGCCTACCAGACCGGCCTGGACGTGCTCTGGACGTGGTTGAACCGTCGTCAAGCGACGACGAACCCGACCACCAGCCCAACCGCTCAGACCGCGCCCGCAACCCAGCCGGACGATCCGCGACGCGACGTGCTCGAGGCCAGGATGCGTCTGACCCTGGCCGTCCTGGCCCACAAGGTGGATCAGATCGAGATACTCCACGAGCAGGAGGAATGGATCGAGTTGCAGTATCGGCGCCTGCTGGCCGGAGAGTCGCTGGAGCCCGAGGCGGCGGCGATGATCGCCATCTACTGCGCGGTCTACGCCGACAAGCTCGACAACCCCACGCTCGGCGCCCTGAAGTTCGCCAACTATGCGTACCTGGCCACGCAAAGGCCAAGCCGGCCCGCGATCCTGGCCTCAGCCCTGGCCTACGCCCACGCCGAGGAACTGCCCGGAGCCATCCGCCTCCTCGATGAGCTGGATCGGCTGGATCAGCCGCTCGAGGTCCTCGCCAAGGTCT
This genomic stretch from Phycisphaerae bacterium harbors:
- a CDS encoding glycosyltransferase, which translates into the protein MPDSSAASHARPINIALLGTYVPRRCGIGTFTADLCNSIKTQLNGRGSVFAVAMDDVPEGYDYPPEVRLEIRADMARDYRMAAEYLNISPVDVVVIQHEFGIFGGGEGGTYINTFLERLRKPVMATLHTVLEKPAPEYERAMQRLIRFCERLIVMSLKGKQMLMDIYGVPEQKIVFIPHGIPDVPFVDPNFYKDELDLAGRRAILTFGLLSPNKGIENMIRAMPAIVEKYPRLAYVVLGATHPHVKRRYGEQYRNSLKSLAAELGVENNVVFVNKFVELDELCRYIGAADVYVTPYMAREQITSGTLAYAIGAGKAVVSTPYWYAEELLADGRGKLVEFGSTEDLSREILWLFDNEVERHAMRKRAYMYARRMIWSQVGADYINLANEVCSQRPERPRPVVTPREYDRRLSELPEINLQHLHTLTDHVGIIQHAKYATPERQHGYCTDDVARAMVFTAMHWSLYEDSAIIPLMHVYLGFLHHAFCPETGRFHNFLTYDLKWVEQGAGSEDSHSRALWGLGNLVADAPDHSLLALANMLFHDALPQVTSFTHPRSLGFALLGIHSYLRRFNVDTEIRSVREKLARSLMGWYKRHASDEWFWCQDEVTYCNAVLPHALLLAGPWLPDNEMLTTGLRSLRWLLDVQTNDEGQLSIIGNNGWFQRSGHRARFDQQPVDAMCLARACIEAYNVTADLQWLREARKCFEWFMGRNDLNLPVYDFRTGGCRDGLVPTGVNQNQGAESTLAWLISLASMHMVSKQISDTHEEKAAMNAISQNPS
- a CDS encoding glycosyltransferase, whose amino-acid sequence is MAVAPIVMISSYPPRQCGIGTFCEEAREFIQRQVPDRPVIVISHTDGQGEGVIPLIDMSQRTWWKPVAEKVRELQPYVVHIEHEYGLYEYHDDRGISDNNEGFLDLLDSINDVPTVVEPHTVHGRLTDREAEFLYDMCERADVVLFKCSYQKWRLDWNFMSRGWRAPKNIMIVPHGARADRYWPEEEIPRLKRELGLDKTHLSDHLVGLVGWIQSNKRWDILTSMWEQIVKEIKARTGEKWDLLAAGTWRDPNHLPDYQKYKEHIQLLEKRGMAHYFEFVPRGEIYYKVMAVCDIIVLPSTDETQSGTLARIIALNKPFITTAPMEGLTSQTIESQGGLLFTNKPTLRQNLIRLASDKQLRTTLSQNLRVYLENVVSWPVVARHYAQSYELARQGKTTHQKIELPVEF
- a CDS encoding DUF1559 domain-containing protein, whose product is MRFRTSRSFTLIELLVVVAIIAVLVAILLPALAQAREAVRVTQCKNNLRQLGLAMVVYQGDFKYVPYHFGSLDATFDHVDSERWADRYIVDRRIVICPADPWGGKEMYEGPTFSNPKYNYLEQRWSPVVPCSYWNNLNHWLKWSDRPYLAPMFMLEYSGSPVPDLASGADTAGQECTYIRCMNEGTIRHPGRTSIHLAPSGRVAEYHTSHPNPYEQWLWPEWYRMDLY
- a CDS encoding LacI family transcriptional regulator, which produces MAKAKVRKVSIYTISRELGVSPATVSRVLNNHPAVSPEVRAQVQEVAERHNYKPRIVSSRVANLCVLVQQYDGHSLDFGAFLAQTLEGIAEYCRHEDLEMSVYSAHLRDLNEADVVRELRRRSADGAVVLRASDRSGYLNQLDEQRFPYFCLFANDGRMSDRLLSIDDEKLAYEAINHLIELGHRRIAILLGATDRAAIHRRLAGYGRAFGEHGLEQDERLVIAADLKHHHGGLQFGFEAVEALLAEGVEFTAVFTTCEFSARGVLAGLYRHRVAVPEEVSVVGFDDFPETAYLCPPLTTVRVPYLQFGYEAARQVHRLVRGLEILVPPSAETELRCELVVRESTGRARNC
- a CDS encoding tetratricopeptide repeat protein, which gives rise to MVRHVSGIRIVAILVAVALVGVGGCPIQIGKRGSSKPRMSESARQSWDNAPDTLLHEAVRRKEPVAVTELLNGGTEVDVRGRHGMTSLHLAALHGYDTMVEELLDRGALINRREYTADMTPLHVASAAGETEVVRTLLARGANASLKDRYGQTPEQAADTMAGRRRRPPVPARSSASFDPRAIVYFGYWTEMPRFVRFSGLRIGFVVAGGRYIVTAAHCVEDREPKDAQVLRVRLRVVSPFHGDLFEAKVVAVDRENDVAVLEPAWSGHPSLALGSQEQMQAASQMVIAGYPPSQVVDGSLQIAREVYLEQIPVWRVNVTGKASAITLQGGRYAGPGWSGSPILLPQSDIVVGVFGKHHYYERDGVVLLHQLKGAPVGTVHDLLKRLASSSDARPATVPAPPTDAAECFSYILKVFASLSNRDESELAQGRELMKCRPESVPVRLFVTNAISTDEMDELTTQLVESALREALELSPGDPEVHYSLGQSYLRTERKQEALEHFCTACRLDPTHLPAAIHQMDLLVEDRAAEAEQLARDRLERFPDHPALLYELAGALEKLDRLEEALAASERAACLGPDRDHRLRYADLLARNGRYAAADRQYHKALEGHDCGRCWRRYLNFLVKHQPQRLNDLRDALAKVEHFRQCGPLKESEIEELRKKVAALTDTATQPASTQPTDRPG